In the Sphingobacterium sp. PCS056 genome, AACCTAATTGAATTGCAAAGAAAAGTTATAGAGGCGGAAATATACTAAAATGTATTGTAGAGACCACATAAAGGGGCTTCTATATTCGAAAATAGCAATTTACAACGTTATCGTATTTTTAATAAATTTGATGGGATGTCACTCAAATAATACATTCAGTCGTCCATTAACCTAAACCGTGAATCCATTTTACAATATCTAATAAAACTTCATTATTTATCGTTTCACTGATTTGTTCATATTCAGACACTGCGCCAGTATTTGCTTTTTGAAATAAGTGATTTAAACCTTCATACTCTTTTAAAACAGTTTTCGGATTAGCGGGTAAGTTCGATTTCAAACTCTTTAAATTTTGTTCAGCTGGTACTTGCACATCAAGACTGCCAAATGCGGCATAAACAGGTACTGTGATCTTCTTAATAAAAGGAACCGGATCTATGCGCATGAAATACCGATAAGATGGTAACAAAAGTGTCTCAAGCTCGAATTTGCTCGCGGAGTTCAATTGTGCGGGATCAATTTTCATGTTATCAAGAATCATTGCCATCGCTTCATGGTGAGGTTTCTTACTCTTAACAATTTCAAAATTCTTTCTATTGATTTCCTGCGCATGAGCTAAAGCGAGATCTGTCATACCAGCGACCTTGCCTATACGATATAATTGGGAAATCATCAACGAATCAATTGGTATCGCTGGTCCTGCTAAAGAAACTATAAATGAAAGCGATGGAAGCTTTTGCCCTGCTAATAACTCGGCTATTAAACCTCCTTCACTATGTCCAATAATACCAATTTTACTGGGATCGACATTAGGTCTCTTCTTTAAAAAATCTATCGCAGCCATAGCATCTTTACTGAAATTCTCGATGGTCCCATTTATAAAACTTCCTTTTGAAAGTCCAACACCACGATCATCATATCGAAGTACAACAATATTGTTTTTTGTTAAAAAATCCGATAATATACGAAATGGTTCATGTCCCATTAGCGTCTCATTCCGATCTTGAGGACCACTTCCTGTCACTAAAACAACTGCCGCAAACTTACCTTTCTGCCTTGGAGAGGTTAAAGTACCGCTAAGAAGCACATCATCATATTTATTCCTAAAATTGACATCTACAGTATCATAATCGTAAGGGGGTATTACGCGTTGTGATTTAATTACCTGAGTAACCGTGGGAGTTTTTCCTGTTTTGGAAAGATCTAATTTGGCTCGAAATGCCCCTTGTTGAAATTCTCCGCCTATCAAATCATCCTTTTCCATTTTACCAATATACGTGATACCGCCTTGAATAATAACTTCGATGCCAGTGCCACTTATATGAGCTTGTGCAGGGATTCCAAAGGCTCCTTGATCGGGACTATCTGCTTTAGCTTTCCATAGACCTCCTTCTTGCGACAAATGAATAACAAAATTCAAATTTGAATTGCCAACTTTTAGAATTCCTGTCCAACTTCCAGCAAAATTTTGAGAATAAACAGTTATTGTACTCAACAATAAAAGCAATAAACTAATTATATTTTTAACCATTCTTTGTAATAAAATATGAATAAAGTAGATGAAACTACTTTTACTAACAGAACTA is a window encoding:
- a CDS encoding alpha/beta hydrolase family protein; the protein is MVKNIISLLLLLLSTITVYSQNFAGSWTGILKVGNSNLNFVIHLSQEGGLWKAKADSPDQGAFGIPAQAHISGTGIEVIIQGGITYIGKMEKDDLIGGEFQQGAFRAKLDLSKTGKTPTVTQVIKSQRVIPPYDYDTVDVNFRNKYDDVLLSGTLTSPRQKGKFAAVVLVTGSGPQDRNETLMGHEPFRILSDFLTKNNIVVLRYDDRGVGLSKGSFINGTIENFSKDAMAAIDFLKKRPNVDPSKIGIIGHSEGGLIAELLAGQKLPSLSFIVSLAGPAIPIDSLMISQLYRIGKVAGMTDLALAHAQEINRKNFEIVKSKKPHHEAMAMILDNMKIDPAQLNSASKFELETLLLPSYRYFMRIDPVPFIKKITVPVYAAFGSLDVQVPAEQNLKSLKSNLPANPKTVLKEYEGLNHLFQKANTGAVSEYEQISETINNEVLLDIVKWIHGLG